Proteins co-encoded in one Prevotella sp. E13-27 genomic window:
- a CDS encoding DUF4890 domain-containing protein translates to MKKFILTIVAALTMTAATAQEEKNEQREPRQITPEAMTDRMAKQLELTDDQKAKVLELNKAYADMFKGPGMRPQRPMGERRARPEGDNQERQRPQMTEEQKEAMKKMFEKREEYNTKLKDILTEAQMEKYKSMHQRHGRGPGRGPRGNRGKHNAQ, encoded by the coding sequence ATGAAAAAGTTTATTTTGACAATCGTGGCAGCACTCACAATGACAGCAGCCACAGCACAGGAAGAGAAGAACGAACAGAGAGAGCCACGTCAGATCACACCCGAGGCAATGACAGACCGCATGGCAAAGCAGCTCGAGCTGACCGACGACCAGAAGGCAAAGGTTCTTGAACTGAACAAAGCTTACGCAGACATGTTCAAAGGTCCAGGCATGCGTCCACAGCGTCCTATGGGAGAGCGCAGAGCACGCCCTGAGGGTGACAACCAGGAGCGCCAGCGTCCACAGATGACCGAGGAGCAGAAAGAGGCCATGAAGAAGATGTTCGAGAAGCGCGAGGAATACAACACAAAACTCAAAGATATCCTCACTGAGGCGCAGATGGAGAAATACAAGAGTATGCACCAGCGCCATGGTCGCGGACCAGGCCGCGGACCAAGAGGCAACAGAGGAAAACACAATGCACAGTAA
- a CDS encoding fasciclin domain-containing protein translates to MKTKRQSLLWVMAAGFLLAGSGALTSCTDKYDLDERTPGGWGSTIYTWLEQQGNYTNTVRLIDELGQKEVLSKTGSRTLFAADDAAFERFFNSDNGWGVKSYDQLSLAQKKLLLYGSMIDNSIQASALSTIEGTPLREGQCMRRFTFLDEYDSVPVLKPSQMPVNKYWQRHIDAGKDMVCFQDGSRIPMLLFLQGFMTNNKITNEDYNFLFNHQTNREDGDASVNGKKVINQNVRCGNGFIHVVNDVVSPLPNMAKIISDKEQCKIYTRLLNRFCAPYPDDKDLTKTVEYNRIYGTNVDTVYTMRYLNDKRDNETFETPDGAVVISREGAAQKIKNPTLTFDPGWNAYYSASHKNTSEGNVAEQRDMAVMLVPTDKAMMDYWNDENKGKPLRDNFPGGWDTVDDKVIIELLRLNMLPSFISSVPSKFAGVLNDANDPMGLKESSVDSVWMACNGAVYQLNTVYPPTAYVCVSFPTIVDKSLRIIDWAIEQCKYSFYLKALGTTYSFFVPNNHGLIEYVDPCSYGKSQLQLLSFRWDDASGVSAVIYDYDPSTGYRDSVGVTTDYNRLVGCLRDILDTHIVMGNVWEGNKTYYRTKNGTGIRVNKNPDDEHMTVEGSYQMYDSKQPVPVAKVWDQRKEVTGGNGKTYILDAQPIMGTRKTVCNQLENVPDFQYFFDLLDKSGLASEFYNPGTGKKEDNKACGGKNITLFNTYHYTIYVPSNDAIQNLFDTGQLPTWDDYQNKIDAGNTLGATEDSLKIVNFLKYHIQDNALYIGANNESGDFETSCINEDTGRFMMLHAELKDDEIVVTDGTGAVHKVTKQTYFDGDGIEQPLYNIQAREYVYDGQNAATATSLYTTSSAVIHLIDSPLRNGAKNGSW, encoded by the coding sequence ATGAAAACCAAAAGACAAAGCCTACTATGGGTGATGGCTGCAGGATTCCTGTTGGCAGGAAGCGGAGCTCTGACTTCGTGTACTGACAAGTACGACCTTGATGAGAGGACTCCAGGCGGTTGGGGTTCGACCATCTACACGTGGCTTGAACAACAAGGTAACTACACCAACACCGTACGCTTGATTGACGAGCTTGGACAGAAGGAAGTTCTGTCTAAGACAGGTTCGAGAACGCTTTTTGCAGCCGATGACGCTGCCTTTGAGCGTTTCTTTAACAGTGACAACGGTTGGGGAGTTAAGAGCTATGACCAGCTCTCCCTTGCCCAGAAGAAACTGCTGCTCTATGGTAGCATGATTGACAACTCTATTCAGGCAAGTGCTCTCTCCACCATTGAGGGTACTCCTCTGCGTGAAGGACAGTGCATGCGTCGTTTCACATTCCTCGATGAGTACGACTCTGTGCCCGTTCTCAAGCCAAGTCAGATGCCTGTCAATAAGTACTGGCAGCGTCATATCGATGCTGGCAAGGACATGGTCTGCTTCCAGGACGGTTCGCGCATTCCAATGCTGCTTTTCCTCCAGGGCTTCATGACCAACAACAAGATTACCAACGAAGACTATAACTTCCTGTTCAACCATCAGACTAATCGTGAGGATGGTGACGCCAGCGTTAATGGTAAGAAGGTTATCAATCAGAACGTTCGTTGCGGTAATGGCTTCATTCATGTTGTAAATGACGTGGTTAGCCCACTGCCCAACATGGCAAAGATTATTTCCGACAAAGAGCAGTGTAAGATATATACCAGACTGCTGAACCGCTTCTGTGCTCCTTATCCCGATGACAAGGATCTCACGAAGACTGTAGAATATAACCGTATCTATGGTACAAATGTCGATACAGTCTATACAATGAGATACCTCAACGACAAGCGCGATAATGAGACTTTCGAGACTCCTGATGGCGCTGTGGTTATCTCACGTGAGGGCGCAGCACAGAAGATTAAGAATCCAACTCTTACTTTCGACCCAGGATGGAACGCTTACTATTCTGCCAGCCACAAGAATACCAGCGAGGGCAATGTTGCCGAGCAGCGTGATATGGCTGTAATGCTCGTTCCTACCGACAAGGCCATGATGGACTACTGGAACGACGAAAATAAAGGAAAGCCACTGAGAGACAATTTCCCCGGCGGATGGGACACTGTTGATGACAAGGTGATTATTGAGTTGCTCCGTCTTAACATGCTTCCTTCATTCATATCGTCTGTTCCTTCAAAGTTCGCCGGCGTGCTTAACGACGCTAACGATCCCATGGGTCTGAAGGAGAGTAGCGTTGACTCTGTTTGGATGGCTTGTAACGGTGCTGTATATCAGCTGAACACCGTTTATCCTCCAACAGCTTACGTCTGCGTGTCATTCCCAACCATCGTTGACAAGAGCTTGCGTATCATTGATTGGGCCATTGAGCAGTGTAAGTACAGCTTCTATCTGAAGGCTCTCGGTACCACTTACAGCTTCTTCGTTCCAAATAACCATGGACTGATAGAATATGTTGACCCATGTTCTTACGGAAAGTCACAGCTCCAGCTGCTCAGCTTCCGTTGGGACGATGCTTCCGGTGTTTCTGCTGTCATCTATGACTATGACCCCTCGACAGGCTATCGTGACTCTGTAGGCGTGACAACCGACTACAACCGTCTTGTAGGCTGTCTGAGAGATATTCTTGACACACATATCGTGATGGGTAACGTTTGGGAAGGCAATAAGACCTACTATCGTACTAAGAACGGTACAGGTATCCGCGTGAACAAGAATCCTGACGACGAGCACATGACTGTTGAAGGCAGCTATCAGATGTATGACAGCAAGCAGCCTGTTCCTGTTGCAAAGGTTTGGGATCAGCGCAAGGAGGTAACCGGCGGTAACGGTAAGACATATATCCTCGATGCCCAGCCTATCATGGGTACACGCAAGACCGTGTGCAACCAGCTGGAGAATGTTCCTGACTTCCAGTATTTCTTCGACTTGCTCGACAAGAGCGGTCTGGCATCCGAGTTCTATAACCCCGGCACTGGCAAGAAGGAAGACAACAAGGCTTGTGGCGGTAAGAACATAACACTGTTCAATACCTATCATTATACTATATATGTACCAAGCAACGATGCTATCCAGAATCTGTTCGATACAGGTCAGCTGCCTACATGGGATGACTATCAGAATAAGATTGATGCAGGTAATACCCTTGGTGCTACTGAAGACTCTCTTAAGATTGTGAACTTCCTGAAGTATCACATTCAGGATAATGCCCTTTATATCGGTGCCAACAATGAGTCTGGTGACTTCGAGACCTCTTGTATCAATGAGGATACAGGACGTTTTATGATGCTTCACGCAGAACTTAAGGACGATGAAATCGTCGTTACTGATGGCACTGGAGCAGTTCACAAGGTGACAAAGCAGACCTATTTCGACGGTGATGGCATTGAACAGCCTCTTTATAACATCCAGGCACGTGAATACGTGTATGATGGACAAAATGCTGCTACTGCAACATCGTTGTACACCACGTCTTCTGCAGTTATCCATTTGATTGACTCACCATTGCGTAATGGTGCAAAGAATGGTTCATGGTAA
- a CDS encoding family 43 glycosylhydrolase, with protein MMKKLLTFIFISCLATLGWAQGVKPLPSLHVEGRWLVDEHGNHVVLHGVMDTPNMYFNGWRWGSPWDGTGTGYNSASVSKCLNYFEKLFTGMEKAKCTIFRLHLDPAWTNDPNDSYVWSGSAGQASGVTGEADITKFNPTRLSTYLTSLYIPLMKKAISHGMYVVVRPPGVCPDNLKVGDYYNQYLLTVWDKVSKNAYIRQNAGRISIELANEPISIRNANNQDDAKACHDYFQPIVDKIRANGFTGIIWVPGTGWQANYTSYASWPIEGYNIGYAVHDYPGWYGCSDNTPDPQNKIRQFHNQVPVVDTNPILVSEVDWSPENPDGEGHYDEHGNWVLPNLGTWGTGSTSKYGKAFKACHDYYGNMSMTLTHPHDFFDIDRLLADGTVVAAFNENPEACGKACMDWYADYYNENWAHADFTNFIVSDQGNGTFKNPLISADFPDPDVIRVGDTFYMVSTTMHLLPGATILKSKDLVNWEYCAQPLTQLSDKEDYSLINGKNAYARGMWACSMKYHNGMFYILLNCNDAGAFVLTATDPEGKWDMKPISRGYYDPGMLFDNGKIYVACGIGNIQMCELDEDFNFIQEQNVISNKDGLEGSHLYKIGDYYYIYATYGGWPSGQAIFRSENIFGPYEEKMLIQKTINGKANTVHQGALVDTPDGSQWWTILQEDLGCLGRMPNLQPVTWKDGWPVVGNNGVPRASMTKPAVGTSYPISPLPTNDNFRSYPLGMQWEWNHTPDNGAWTLFERQGWLRMKTGAAVNRLTQARNILTQRIFAYKNKASLGTVRVDVSHLQEGDRAGICILQDPYAMIAVEMKDGQRRLVWRQDTLRTNDSFTPAEETKAVDIQDVIYLRATVNYSDSKTQFYYSLDNETFTPLGEQTTLGFNLTMFVGARFGLFCYATQENAERGYADFDWFSTEDSFDEATYYPADFVGFNEDMLTAEKIELSSTDSEVMIGNSSILQVIATFRDGHTENVASQTTYEMGNSNCIQIQNGRLFGLSEGKADVTATYTDPMGNELKATFSVRSTFFPFGAQHIKTNFFANGTYNESTHTFRPGQWGQMGWEYPNGADMSGYKYLVIKLGASSSNSHLNIFTQNSIWTPCYSTSDFGSKTQIVVNLQSAKYTSDGDKKGKALETDNIRIVAFWGNGNQDIKVKDIYLTNNSDYTPMDPNTGIESIETANTSVSVYSLSGQLLRKNADAKHATDGLPSGMYIVGGKKTIKR; from the coding sequence ATGATGAAAAAACTATTAACATTTATCTTCATTTCGTGTCTTGCCACACTTGGCTGGGCACAGGGAGTAAAGCCGCTGCCATCACTGCATGTCGAAGGCAGATGGTTGGTTGACGAGCACGGCAACCATGTGGTGTTGCATGGCGTGATGGACACTCCCAACATGTATTTCAACGGATGGCGCTGGGGCTCGCCATGGGATGGAACTGGAACAGGCTACAACTCTGCCAGTGTGTCGAAATGCTTAAACTATTTCGAGAAACTCTTCACTGGTATGGAGAAAGCAAAGTGCACTATCTTCCGACTGCACCTTGACCCCGCATGGACTAACGACCCAAATGACTCTTATGTATGGTCAGGCTCTGCAGGACAGGCTTCGGGGGTAACAGGCGAGGCAGACATCACGAAGTTCAACCCCACGCGTCTGTCAACATACCTCACAAGTCTTTACATTCCATTGATGAAGAAGGCTATAAGCCACGGCATGTATGTCGTAGTACGCCCACCGGGTGTATGTCCTGACAACTTGAAGGTTGGCGACTACTACAACCAGTACCTCTTGACCGTTTGGGACAAGGTATCGAAGAACGCATACATAAGACAGAATGCTGGACGCATAAGCATCGAGCTGGCAAACGAGCCTATTTCCATTAGAAATGCCAACAACCAGGACGACGCGAAGGCATGTCACGACTACTTCCAGCCTATCGTTGACAAGATTCGTGCCAACGGATTCACAGGCATTATCTGGGTGCCCGGCACTGGCTGGCAGGCAAACTACACAAGCTATGCCTCATGGCCCATCGAGGGTTACAACATCGGTTATGCCGTTCACGACTACCCTGGATGGTACGGATGTAGCGACAACACACCTGACCCACAAAACAAAATCAGGCAGTTCCACAATCAGGTGCCTGTAGTAGATACCAACCCCATCCTGGTGTCTGAGGTGGACTGGAGTCCAGAGAATCCCGACGGTGAAGGTCACTACGACGAGCACGGCAACTGGGTCCTTCCTAACCTCGGCACATGGGGAACAGGCTCTACATCTAAGTACGGTAAGGCTTTCAAGGCTTGCCATGACTACTACGGCAACATGTCGATGACCCTCACCCACCCTCACGACTTCTTCGATATCGACAGATTGCTTGCCGACGGAACTGTAGTGGCTGCTTTCAATGAGAATCCCGAGGCTTGCGGTAAGGCCTGCATGGACTGGTATGCTGATTATTACAACGAGAACTGGGCACACGCCGATTTTACCAATTTCATTGTCAGTGATCAGGGCAATGGCACCTTTAAGAATCCTCTTATCTCTGCCGACTTCCCCGACCCCGACGTAATACGCGTGGGCGACACCTTCTACATGGTTAGCACCACCATGCACCTGCTGCCTGGCGCTACAATTCTGAAGTCAAAAGACCTCGTGAACTGGGAATACTGCGCACAGCCATTGACACAGCTCTCTGACAAGGAGGACTACTCACTCATCAACGGCAAGAACGCCTATGCTCGCGGCATGTGGGCATGCTCAATGAAATATCACAACGGTATGTTCTACATACTGCTCAACTGCAACGATGCCGGTGCTTTTGTGCTCACTGCCACCGATCCCGAGGGCAAATGGGACATGAAGCCTATCTCTCGTGGCTACTATGACCCGGGCATGCTCTTCGACAATGGAAAAATCTACGTAGCTTGCGGCATAGGCAACATCCAGATGTGTGAGCTCGACGAAGACTTCAACTTCATTCAGGAACAGAACGTCATTAGCAACAAGGACGGTCTGGAAGGCAGCCATTTATATAAGATAGGTGACTACTATTACATCTATGCTACTTATGGCGGCTGGCCCTCAGGACAGGCAATCTTCCGCTCAGAGAACATCTTCGGCCCTTACGAGGAGAAGATGCTCATACAGAAGACCATCAACGGAAAAGCTAACACCGTACACCAGGGCGCTCTCGTAGATACGCCTGACGGAAGCCAGTGGTGGACCATTCTTCAGGAAGACCTGGGCTGCTTAGGACGCATGCCAAACCTGCAGCCTGTGACATGGAAGGACGGCTGGCCCGTTGTGGGCAACAATGGCGTGCCACGCGCATCCATGACGAAGCCTGCCGTTGGCACCAGCTACCCCATCAGCCCGCTGCCTACAAACGATAACTTCCGCAGCTATCCATTGGGCATGCAGTGGGAGTGGAACCACACACCCGACAACGGCGCATGGACACTCTTCGAGCGTCAGGGATGGCTCCGCATGAAGACAGGTGCTGCCGTGAACCGCCTTACACAGGCCCGTAACATCCTCACACAGCGCATCTTCGCCTATAAGAACAAGGCTTCATTAGGAACAGTACGCGTGGATGTGTCTCACCTGCAGGAAGGCGACCGCGCCGGTATCTGCATACTGCAAGACCCCTACGCCATGATTGCCGTAGAGATGAAAGACGGACAGCGCCGTCTCGTATGGCGTCAGGACACGCTTCGCACAAACGACAGCTTCACTCCTGCCGAAGAGACAAAGGCTGTTGACATACAGGATGTCATCTACCTGCGTGCAACAGTGAACTACTCTGACAGCAAGACGCAGTTCTACTATTCTCTTGACAATGAGACATTTACTCCTTTAGGAGAGCAGACCACTCTGGGCTTCAACCTCACTATGTTCGTTGGCGCACGCTTCGGTCTGTTCTGCTATGCCACACAGGAGAATGCCGAGCGCGGTTATGCTGACTTCGACTGGTTCTCAACAGAGGACAGCTTCGATGAAGCAACCTACTATCCTGCCGATTTCGTCGGTTTCAACGAAGATATGCTCACTGCAGAGAAGATCGAACTGTCATCAACTGACTCAGAGGTAATGATTGGCAACAGCAGCATTCTGCAGGTCATTGCAACATTCCGCGACGGACACACAGAGAACGTGGCATCGCAGACCACCTACGAGATGGGTAACAGCAACTGCATACAGATACAGAACGGTCGTCTGTTCGGTCTCTCTGAAGGCAAGGCCGACGTGACAGCCACCTACACTGACCCAATGGGCAACGAGCTGAAGGCTACATTCAGCGTTCGCTCAACATTCTTCCCCTTCGGTGCTCAGCACATAAAGACAAACTTCTTTGCCAACGGCACTTACAACGAGAGCACCCACACGTTCCGTCCAGGACAATGGGGACAGATGGGATGGGAGTATCCTAACGGTGCCGACATGTCGGGATATAAGTACCTGGTTATCAAACTTGGAGCAAGCAGCAGCAATTCTCACCTCAACATATTCACTCAGAACAGCATCTGGACTCCTTGCTACTCTACCTCTGATTTTGGTTCTAAGACTCAAATCGTGGTTAATCTGCAATCGGCTAAATATACCAGCGACGGCGACAAGAAGGGTAAGGCTCTTGAAACAGACAACATCAGGATTGTGGCTTTCTGGGGCAACGGCAACCAGGACATAAAAGTTAAGGATATCTACCTTACCAACAACAGCGACTACACGCCAATGGATCCTAACACTGGCATAGAGTCTATTGAGACTGCCAACACCTCTGTAAGCGTCTATTCTCTGTCTGGTCAGCTGCTCCGCAAGAACGCTGATGCTAAGCACGCCACCGACGGTCTGCCCTCTGGCATGTATATCGTTGGCGGAAAGAAGACAATAAAGAGGTAA
- the hutH gene encoding histidine ammonia-lyase — protein MTTHYISAEHLSIERIGEIIKNGEKLELSDDAKQRIRRCRNYLDKKIASNGAPVYGVTTGFGSLCNVSIGKDQLSQLQINLIKSHACGVGERVPNSIVKIMLLLKIQSLSYGYSGCKLDTVQRLVQFFNNDVYPVVYRQGSLGASGDLVPLAHLCLPLIGMGEVEYQGKVISGEELCRKKRWKPIELASKEGLALLNGTQNMSAFAVWSLLEAQRLSDWADKIAAMSLDAFDGRIEPFMHAVHAVRPHLGQIETAKRMREMLEGSQILNNIKAHVQDPYSFRCVPQVHGAVKDTIRYVRSVIDIEINSATDNPTVCPDDDLIISAGNFHGEPIALPIDFLSIAMSELADISERRIYRLVSGTRGLPSFLVANPGVNSGFMITQYTAASCVSLNKSLAMPSSVDSIPSCQDQEDLVSMGANAAIKLYKVIYNTERVLAIELFNAAQALDFRLPLKSSPAICQIHDDFRRVVPFILNDELMYPHIEQAIQFLRR, from the coding sequence ATGACTACACATTACATCTCTGCCGAGCACCTATCTATTGAGCGCATCGGCGAAATAATCAAGAACGGAGAAAAACTTGAACTGTCTGACGATGCCAAGCAGCGAATCCGTCGCTGTCGCAACTATCTGGACAAGAAGATTGCATCCAACGGAGCCCCTGTCTATGGTGTGACGACAGGCTTCGGCTCGCTCTGCAACGTGTCTATTGGCAAGGATCAGCTGTCACAACTACAGATAAACCTCATCAAGAGCCACGCCTGCGGTGTGGGCGAGCGAGTGCCAAACAGCATTGTGAAGATAATGCTGCTGCTGAAGATTCAGTCGTTGTCCTACGGCTATTCCGGCTGTAAGCTCGACACCGTCCAACGACTGGTGCAGTTCTTCAACAACGATGTCTATCCCGTGGTCTATCGCCAAGGCTCGCTGGGTGCTTCTGGCGACCTCGTGCCGCTGGCCCATCTCTGTCTGCCGCTCATCGGAATGGGCGAGGTGGAATATCAGGGAAAGGTAATCTCTGGCGAGGAGCTATGCCGCAAGAAGCGCTGGAAGCCAATAGAGCTGGCCTCTAAGGAAGGTCTGGCACTTCTCAACGGCACACAGAACATGAGTGCCTTCGCAGTGTGGTCACTCCTTGAGGCTCAGCGACTTAGCGACTGGGCCGACAAGATTGCCGCCATGAGTCTCGACGCTTTCGACGGGCGCATAGAGCCCTTCATGCATGCCGTCCATGCTGTGCGTCCGCACTTAGGACAGATAGAGACGGCGAAACGCATGCGCGAGATGCTGGAGGGCAGTCAGATTCTCAACAACATAAAAGCCCACGTGCAAGACCCCTACTCTTTCCGCTGCGTGCCACAGGTTCACGGTGCAGTGAAAGACACCATCCGCTACGTGCGCTCCGTCATTGACATTGAGATAAACTCTGCCACCGACAACCCCACCGTCTGCCCTGACGACGACCTCATCATCTCTGCCGGCAACTTCCACGGCGAGCCCATCGCGCTACCCATCGACTTCCTGTCTATAGCCATGAGTGAGCTGGCCGACATCTCCGAGCGCCGCATCTACCGACTGGTAAGCGGCACACGCGGCCTTCCGTCGTTCCTTGTTGCCAACCCAGGTGTTAACAGCGGTTTCATGATAACGCAATACACGGCGGCATCGTGCGTGAGCCTTAACAAGTCACTGGCCATGCCGTCGAGTGTAGATAGCATACCGTCTTGTCAGGACCAGGAGGACCTCGTGTCTATGGGTGCCAACGCAGCCATCAAGCTCTACAAGGTCATCTATAACACCGAACGTGTGCTTGCCATCGAGCTGTTCAATGCAGCCCAGGCTCTTGACTTCCGCTTGCCGCTGAAGTCGTCGCCCGCCATCTGCCAGATCCACGATGACTTCCGTCGTGTGGTGCCGTTCATCCTCAACGACGAACTGATGTATCCGCACATCGAGCAGGCCATACAGTTCCTGAGGAGGTGA